CCGTCGGTTACCTCAGGCAGCGGGCGCTGCGGGTACACGCGGCTGATCCGGTGGCGGCCCAGTTCTTCGGCGCGCCGCCGGTGGCGCTGCTCACGGTGGGCGCCGGGGCGCTGGTGTTGGGTCGGCGGCTGATCGGGCTCGAGGCAGCGCTGCGTCTGGACTGGGCGCTCTGGTCACTCGGTACCGTGCTCGGTCTTGTCACGGCGTGCACGGTGCCGTATCTGATGGTCACCCGGCACCGCTTCGCGCCGGACTCGGCGTTCGGCGGCTGGCTGATGCCGGTGGTGCCGCCGATGGTCTCCGCCGCGACGGGCGCGCTGCTGGTGCCCCACGCACCGGCCGGGCAACTGCGGCTCGCCCTGCTGCTGGGGTGTTACGCGATGCTGGGGCTCGGCTTCGTCGCGGCGCTGCTCGTGCTGGCCATGATCTACGGGCGCCTGGTGCACCACGACATACCTGCCGCGACCGTGGTGCCCACGGTGTGGATCGGGCTGGGGGCGTTGGGCCAGTCGGTGACGGCGCTCGGCGCGCTGGCCGCTGCGGCGCCGAGCGCCTTGCCCGCGCCCTACGCGCGAGGCGCCGCGGTCGCCGCGTTGCTGGGGGGAGTGTCGGTATGGGGCTTCGCCATGCTGTGGCTGGCGCTCGCCGCGGGGCTGACCGCACGGACGGTCTGGGGCGGGCTGCCCTTCGCACCCACATGGTGGTCTTTCATCTTCCCGGTGGGCGCGTGTGTGACGGCCACGAGCGCTCTCGCCGCGCGGACCGGATCGCAGCTGTTCATATGGGCGGCTGTCGTGCTCTACGTGCTGGTGGTCGTTGCCTGGATGGTGGTGGTGAGCCGCTCCCTGCGCTACGCCGCCGGACACATGCGCCGCCGACCCGTCATCGAGCACGCGCGCCGTCGGCCCGCCGAGCCGGACGCGCGCCACGGCGTGGCGCCCGTGCTCAAGGGCACCGTCCGCAGCAGTGCCAGGGACGGCCGCCCGGTTTCCGAGGCCCGCGTCACCCTCCTGGACCCGGCGGGCGACGTCGTCGGCATCGCGCTCACCGCCGAGGACGGCTCGTACACCTTCACGGGTCTCGAAGCCGACCAGTACACCGTCGTCGCTGCGGGATACCCGGCTCGGGCGGCATCCCTCACCCTGGATGTGGCCGGCCAGGACGCCTTTGATCTGACGCTGGCACACGACGAGGGATGAACGGCTCCTGTCGCTGACGGGCCCGCTCCGGGCGTTCGGAGGGGGCCCGCCTGGCATTCGCGTGCATGGGCGCAGCAGGGGGGGCGAGGTCGTCCGTCCGCGCCGCGTACCTGCTCGCCGGCAGGAGGCACCATGGCCACCGGGACGCCACCCCGCTGCCCTGCTCTGCGCACGTGCGCAGAGCAGGGCAGCGGCGGCGAGGATACGCGGTTGCCGGGCGCGGCCGGGCCGCCTTCCCACAGCGGCCTGCGGTGTCACATCAGCTGCTGCTCGTGCCCCTTGCGCAGCACGGCGAGCCTGGCCATTTGCTCACCCATGCCGCGTGTCCCGGCCAATGGCGCCTGGGCGTGCGGCCAGATGGTGCGGACGAGGCCGACATGCCGTGTGCCGCCGAGAGCCACAACGGGGTCGAGGAGCACGATGTCGCGCACCGTGGCCTGTTTCAGTAGGGCTTGGACCGTGATGGCGTCGGCAGCGCCATGAGGTGTGTCGTACGGGTCGATGACGTCGTCGGGGTCGAGCAGGCCGTAGCGCGCGGAGAGGATGAGCAGCCGGTCGGGCCGCAGCGCATCAGCCGCCCTGCGGCACGCACGGTGATAGGAGCCGACGTACAGGTCTGCCGCTCGTGCGCGCCGGCCCAGTTTGCGGCTGCCGCACGGGAAGGCGCGCGGGTTCCAGGAATCCTGGGCGTCTGGCCGAGGGAACCCGTATGCGAGCCCGCGAATCATAAGGTCTCGCATACGGGTTGGCGGCGGATCAACCGTCACCGGTGCGTCCAGGTGAACGGGACAAGGCCCGAAGCCTGTGCCATGGCTAGCCGGGCGGCTTACTGATCGTTTGGCCCGGCCCTCCGGCAGAAGGCCGGAAGCGGGCCGCGGCGGGGGTGGGCAGGGCCGAGCGCATCGCCAGGAGGTTGACGGCCTCGGGATTGGTAAGCGTCGATAATCCTGAGCGCTGTATTGGGCAGTCGGACGCGATTGATCTTCACGAACCGTGACAGTGAAATGTGGTGGGGCGTGCGTGGGCCGTGCTCATAGGATGCGCAGGAACTGCATTGATCACCTGCGGGGGACGTGTTGAGAGAGTTGGCCTGCGTCGCGCCAGAGGTCCGGGACCGGCTCGTCGTTCGGTTCGGATGTGCTCGGTTGGTGTGACGAGTTGGCGGCCCTCCTCCATGAGCTCGCTGCCCGTTGGGATCTAGATCTTGTTGCGGCGAGCGGTGGAGGCACCTCGCGGGTGTTCCGCTGCCTGCAGCGTGACACAGATGCCTCGATGTGGCTGAAGCTCACGCCCCAGCCCTTGACCGCGCGTGAGGAGGCCGAAGCCCTGCGAGCCTGGGCAGATACGCCGTCGGTTGTCACTCTGCTGGCAGTGGACCTCGCAGCCGGGGCTCTGCTGCTGGAGAACGTGGAACCTGGAGTGCCAGTGCGGCAACTCGTTTGGAATCTGTCCTAGGTCGCGGCCCTGCTGCGAGATCTGCGGGCCTCACCTCCCGTGCCAGGGGAGCACTCGGTACTGCGGCCTCTCTCGCGCCGGATCGACTTCCTGTTCGACTTGACTGAACGCAGGTTGGCGGCGGCCCGCGCGAGGGGCCTGGCTGCCCGGGCGGTGCTTGGTCAAGGGGGGGCGGCAGAAACGGATCAGTCCTCGCTCCGGTAGCCGTGGCAGAGATCAGGCGCCTACTGGACACCCTCCTGCCGCATCCCCGTCCCCACCACGACTGACATCTCCACGCCCAAAAATGGTCCCCCGGCGCAGGTGCCACCAAGCCAAAGCCTGCCGCCGCTGCCACTACCGAAGAAGAAGCAGCTCAGGACCAGGAGTCTGACTGGAGTACCAGATCTAGTATCCCCCTACCCCACGGCCGTTCACGCCTCCGGATGGCTGCAGCGACCGAGGTGGCTCACCGATGCAGAAGGTCCCGCGATGGGGCAAAGTGGACGGAGAGCCGAATAGCCGGGACAGCGCCTCCTCGGGGCACGCGCTCCAAGGTGCACGTGAAAAAACCACTAGTGACCGGACCGGAATGCGCTCCGGAAGGGCATCCGCTGCACCAATGCCCATCAGACCAGTGGCCTGTTAATCGCAGGAGGAGCGGGCAAGTGGAATTCAATAAGACCGACACGGCGCTCGTGTTCATTGATCCACAGAACGACGTGCTGAGCGAGGACGGAGCGAACTGGGACGTGGTGGGGGCGAGCGTCACAGAAAACAGGACCGTCGAGAATATGGAGAGAATCTTCGAGGTAGCGAAG
This portion of the Streptomyces mirabilis genome encodes:
- a CDS encoding DUF6884 domain-containing protein, which codes for MIRGLAYGFPRPDAQDSWNPRAFPCGSRKLGRRARAADLYVGSYHRACRRAADALRPDRLLILSARYGLLDPDDVIDPYDTPHGAADAITVQALLKQATVRDIVLLDPVVALGGTRHVGLVRTIWPHAQAPLAGTRGMGEQMARLAVLRKGHEQQLM
- a CDS encoding carboxypeptidase regulatory-like domain-containing protein; protein product: MNSSSSARPLPPAAETTTRAVFGPSWFAAVMGTGIVANAAVTLPRGFPGLRTLATVVWLGAALLLILLAVGYLRQRALRVHAADPVAAQFFGAPPVALLTVGAGALVLGRRLIGLEAALRLDWALWSLGTVLGLVTACTVPYLMVTRHRFAPDSAFGGWLMPVVPPMVSAATGALLVPHAPAGQLRLALLLGCYAMLGLGFVAALLVLAMIYGRLVHHDIPAATVVPTVWIGLGALGQSVTALGALAAAAPSALPAPYARGAAVAALLGGVSVWGFAMLWLALAAGLTARTVWGGLPFAPTWWSFIFPVGACVTATSALAARTGSQLFIWAAVVLYVLVVVAWMVVVSRSLRYAAGHMRRRPVIEHARRRPAEPDARHGVAPVLKGTVRSSARDGRPVSEARVTLLDPAGDVVGIALTAEDGSYTFTGLEADQYTVVAAGYPARAASLTLDVAGQDAFDLTLAHDEG